From the Deltaproteobacteria bacterium genome, one window contains:
- a CDS encoding TonB-dependent receptor, whose protein sequence is MGASHCAHRVAAPRHRRGGAVGKGERAQRRRDSARRQHLLPRHPARLRLRHSRRAMDPFRLEGRLRAASRAEDADACRPGHARIPRRLHPRALRFPWAPLLRRAAFHLCDGLPKLRTRPHYALRPNSCRWRASAALLKSLAEKGDRMHRDLFARLGAAALLLLGVAARGQSELDLFEADARLKQETSVASVRPATVRDSPGVLTLLSRDEILASGARDLLDVLQLVPGFSPGVDVEGVTDVGFRGVWGHEGKILLLLDGQEMNETLYSTLQLGHELPADQIQSIEIVRGPGSARYGGNAELAVINVKTRNAQDLNGVSASVVYGQTAHGYGHRGISLTAGKSFDSGVSASVSGYFGQGNRSDRSYDDLYGNQAATTGGNSRVVPAYLNVAGEYKGLRARLIYHHLGVNNVDGFGDASAPQSLEFISLLGELAYDWKLSDSLRVTPEVHYKRQLPWRDSDKSSWLYYDKTAERITGRITAAWDATQDLNLATGVDAYVDRAWLNDMDLVGAQTLFGTSDHVAYENVAAFSEATWRTPIGNILAGARFEHHSLVGNSFVPRLALTKLLDPVHFKLLYSQAFRAPGIENISLASGTLTPERTTVLEAEVGMRFADGIFATVNAYDLTIRDPIVYTVDPSTGDEAYLNAGRTGSRGVEAEVRVDGRHGFAAASYAMYTTAGKNQVDLLRGPSPSRVLGLPTHKVSARATLQLNPRLSLNGAVAWFSRRDAALTVDTDGNPVIGALAAAALVDVLVRVHDLGVKGLDLSAGVRNLLDTDFRYPQPYNAGHAPLPGPSREFVVRLAYDAAVP, encoded by the coding sequence ATGGGCGCGTCCCATTGCGCCCATCGGGTCGCTGCCCCCCGGCATCGTCGAGGCGGCGCGGTGGGTAAAGGCGAACGCGCGCAGCGACGACGCGATTCTGCTCGACGGCAGCACCTACTACCTCGACATCCCGCTCGCCTTCGTCTCCGGCATTCCCGAAGAGCAATGGATCCGTTCCGCCTGGAAGGGCGACTTCGAGCAGCGTCTCGCGCGGAAGACGCCGACGCTTGCCGTCCTGGTCATGCGCGGATCCCTCGGCGACTTCACCCGCGAGCGCTTCGATTTCCGTGGGCTCCTCTTCTGCGCCGCGCAGCGTTTCACCTATGCGACGGTCTACCGAAGCTGCGCACCCGGCCACACTACGCGCTGAGGCCAAATAGTTGCCGGTGGCGAGCTTCCGCTGCTCTGCTGAAATCGCTCGCGGAGAAGGGGGACCGCATGCATCGCGATCTGTTTGCGCGGCTCGGCGCGGCTGCGCTCTTGCTGCTTGGCGTGGCCGCACGGGGACAGTCCGAGCTGGACCTCTTCGAAGCCGACGCCCGCTTGAAACAGGAGACCAGCGTCGCGTCGGTGCGGCCGGCCACCGTTCGCGACAGCCCCGGCGTGCTCACCCTGCTGTCCCGCGACGAGATCCTCGCCTCCGGCGCGCGCGACCTGCTCGACGTGCTCCAGCTCGTGCCCGGCTTCTCTCCGGGTGTAGACGTCGAAGGCGTCACCGACGTCGGCTTCCGCGGCGTCTGGGGACACGAAGGGAAGATCCTGCTGCTTCTCGACGGGCAGGAGATGAACGAGACCCTCTACTCCACTCTCCAGCTCGGTCACGAGCTCCCCGCGGATCAGATCCAGAGCATCGAGATCGTTCGTGGTCCGGGCTCTGCGCGGTATGGCGGCAACGCCGAGCTGGCAGTCATCAACGTGAAGACCCGCAATGCGCAGGACCTCAACGGAGTCTCTGCCAGTGTCGTCTACGGGCAGACCGCGCACGGGTACGGTCACCGCGGCATCTCCCTCACCGCGGGAAAGTCGTTCGACTCCGGGGTGTCGGCGAGCGTCTCCGGGTACTTCGGACAGGGAAACCGCAGCGACCGCAGCTACGACGACCTGTACGGCAACCAGGCCGCGACGACCGGCGGCAACTCGCGCGTGGTGCCGGCCTACCTGAATGTCGCCGGGGAATACAAAGGGCTGCGCGCGCGCCTCATCTACCACCATCTGGGGGTCAACAACGTCGACGGCTTCGGCGACGCTTCCGCGCCGCAGAGCCTCGAATTCATTTCCCTCCTCGGAGAGCTGGCTTACGACTGGAAGCTCTCGGATTCGCTGCGCGTCACCCCCGAGGTCCACTACAAGCGCCAGCTTCCCTGGCGCGACTCGGACAAGTCCTCGTGGCTCTACTACGACAAGACGGCGGAACGGATCACCGGGCGGATCACCGCGGCATGGGACGCAACCCAGGACCTCAACCTGGCGACCGGAGTCGACGCATACGTCGATCGCGCCTGGCTCAACGACATGGATCTGGTGGGTGCCCAGACGCTCTTCGGAACGAGCGACCACGTTGCGTACGAGAACGTCGCCGCGTTTTCCGAAGCGACCTGGCGCACGCCGATCGGCAACATCCTCGCCGGCGCGCGATTCGAGCACCACAGCCTGGTCGGGAACTCCTTCGTTCCCCGCCTCGCTCTCACCAAGCTCCTCGACCCCGTCCATTTCAAGCTGCTCTACAGCCAGGCCTTTCGCGCGCCCGGCATCGAGAACATCTCGCTCGCGAGCGGGACGCTGACGCCCGAGAGGACCACGGTGCTCGAGGCAGAGGTCGGCATGCGCTTCGCCGATGGCATCTTCGCGACCGTCAACGCCTACGATCTCACCATTCGCGATCCCATCGTCTACACGGTAGACCCTTCGACCGGCGACGAGGCGTACCTGAACGCCGGACGGACAGGCTCTCGCGGCGTCGAGGCCGAGGTGCGCGTCGACGGGCGGCATGGATTCGCCGCCGCCAGCTACGCGATGTACACGACGGCGGGCAAGAACCAGGTCGACCTGTTGCGCGGTCCCAGCCCGTCGCGCGTGCTCGGTCTGCCCACCCACAAGGTATCGGCTCGGGCTACCCTGCAGCTGAACCCGCGTTTGAGCCTCAATGGCGCCGTGGCGTGGTTCAGCCGGCGCGACGCGGCGCTCACGGTGGATACCGACGGGAACCCGGTGATCGGCGCGCTTGCGGCCGCCGCCTTGGTCGACGTGTTGGTGCGCGTACACGATCTCGGCGTGAAGGGACTCGATCTCTCGGCGGGAGTGCGGAACCTGCTCGATACGGACTTCCGTTACCCCCAGCCGTACAACGCCGGACATGCGCCCCTGCCGGGCCCCTCCCGGGAGTTCGTCGTGCGGCTGGCGTACGACGCCGCCGTCCCCTGA
- the mltG gene encoding endolytic transglycosylase MltG: MKRAILWLFALAFLAAAGFAGWRLLEERRFVATRFGEGSRTVNIPGGTGPRALAKLLAEAKVVSDGNRFFTHLRWFRRDAHAKAGEYQFDGALLPDEVIGKLIRGEVKMYRFTAAEGLRADEIATIVGGTGLCAAADFLKIARDPASPKRYGVPGPSLEGYLFPDTYSLPRTTGCAGIVQAMVSRFYKALQHAETQRLPTVRLDELQSVTLASIIEKETGRPDERPRISCVFHNRLKKGMRLQTDPTVVYALLLSHDYKWDHNIHKTDLTVAHPYNTYVIKGLPPGPIANPGQASLEAALHPMACDDLFFVSRNDHSHVFCPDLKCHEANVRKFQVEYFRRRRG, from the coding sequence ATGAAGCGGGCCATCCTCTGGCTGTTTGCGCTCGCGTTCCTGGCGGCGGCGGGCTTCGCCGGCTGGCGGCTGCTCGAGGAGCGCCGCTTCGTGGCGACCCGATTCGGCGAAGGTTCGCGCACGGTCAACATCCCAGGGGGGACAGGGCCGAGAGCGCTGGCGAAGCTGCTCGCGGAGGCGAAGGTGGTCTCCGACGGGAACCGCTTTTTCACCCATCTGCGCTGGTTCCGGCGCGACGCGCACGCCAAGGCTGGCGAGTACCAGTTCGACGGCGCGCTGCTCCCGGACGAGGTCATCGGCAAGCTCATTCGCGGCGAGGTGAAGATGTATCGCTTCACCGCCGCGGAAGGGCTCAGGGCCGACGAGATCGCCACCATCGTGGGCGGGACGGGCCTCTGCGCGGCCGCCGACTTCCTGAAGATCGCGCGCGATCCCGCTTCGCCGAAGAGGTATGGCGTGCCCGGCCCTTCGCTCGAGGGCTACCTCTTCCCGGATACCTATTCGCTGCCGCGGACCACGGGGTGCGCCGGTATCGTGCAGGCGATGGTTTCACGGTTCTACAAGGCGTTGCAGCACGCGGAGACGCAGCGCCTGCCCACCGTCCGCCTCGACGAGCTTCAGTCGGTAACGCTCGCCAGCATCATCGAGAAGGAGACCGGCAGGCCCGACGAGCGCCCGCGGATCTCCTGCGTCTTCCACAACCGCCTGAAGAAGGGGATGCGGCTGCAGACCGACCCGACGGTGGTCTACGCGCTGCTGCTCTCGCACGACTACAAGTGGGACCACAACATCCACAAGACCGATCTCACGGTGGCGCATCCGTACAATACGTACGTCATCAAGGGCCTTCCTCCGGGTCCCATCGCCAATCCCGGACAGGCGTCGCTGGAAGCGGCGCTGCACCCGATGGCCTGCGACGACCTCTTCTTCGTCTCGCGGAACGACCACTCGCACGTGTTCTGCCCGGATCTCAAATGCCACGAGGCGAACGTGCGGAAGTTCCAGGTCGAGTACTTCCGAAGGCGGCGAGGATAA
- a CDS encoding HAMP domain-containing protein yields MRQWWTSLVARAIALLVVGLAVTSVLVGSLFARLQANRFRSEVERRGTSMLQILDRHQDLRLALSLHDAEAARGVLGQVLASNSDIAYLGAVDGDGRLAAFISRGATERELSNHDLQQESSRSDDGTSRFTRRVSSGQDNGMGLPGEKAAALGTLLMGIRTDQVSAAVARQTFAMVASSGVVLVATFAAFFVILSRRLRRMVRFAEELAAGDLAAVLRDDGEDEVGRLARALLELRNNTRAVVAEMRDAAVALETTSEEVFDGATRQLEHSRAQAASAADTERTVDALRERFARAQSNAQAVLDVAASSATSSREGEESIAQAVRAVSDLGEQIDANTRTLQDLVERTRHVGRIIDAVRDLSAESKMLALNAAIVSSKSGTAGTGFTVIAHEVRALADRSQHSTAQVQEILAEIVRGIERATSVVEEGRRRAESGRAVAGHAGEAIRRLADAITRSSRAATEIASGTREQADGVNRISGAVQRIARSAEEGAAGIGRLEGASRSIREHSARMRALVQRYRIAVLGAVALAFLPATARADLILLTQRDVPQYAQVASAFQRAHPNVRTMEVESGAPAARDGDVVVAIGSKAFDLARTAPGTFTVVLAAVLNPEVSGHHAIGGVPMEARPADALAALKALAPSARRVLVLHPPGTPPVLAEAQAAAARHGLTLEARAMADLTGLDRTFPELAASVDAVWLLADARFARPDVAKYLIGACLERKIPLIGFLEGMAKVGAALAVAADFDAIGREAAKVAGEALARHGAVPLRFAPGKLYVNARTVEELNLTGKIPAGAEVIR; encoded by the coding sequence ATGAGGCAGTGGTGGACATCGCTGGTCGCGCGAGCGATTGCCCTGCTCGTCGTCGGACTGGCGGTGACCTCCGTGCTCGTCGGCAGCCTGTTCGCGCGCCTGCAGGCGAACCGGTTCCGCTCGGAGGTGGAGCGTCGGGGAACATCGATGCTGCAGATCCTCGATCGGCACCAGGATCTCCGCCTGGCGCTGTCGCTCCATGACGCGGAGGCGGCGCGCGGCGTCCTCGGGCAGGTGCTGGCGTCGAACAGCGACATCGCCTACCTCGGCGCCGTCGACGGCGACGGCAGGCTCGCAGCCTTCATCTCCCGGGGCGCGACGGAACGGGAGCTGTCCAACCACGATCTGCAGCAGGAGTCCTCGCGGTCCGACGATGGGACCAGCCGCTTCACGCGGCGCGTGAGCTCTGGCCAGGACAACGGCATGGGCTTGCCGGGAGAAAAGGCGGCGGCGCTGGGCACGCTGCTGATGGGCATCCGCACCGACCAGGTCTCAGCGGCAGTGGCGCGGCAGACGTTCGCGATGGTCGCCTCGAGCGGCGTCGTCCTGGTGGCGACGTTCGCTGCCTTCTTCGTGATTCTCTCGCGGAGGCTGCGGCGAATGGTCCGCTTCGCCGAGGAGCTCGCTGCGGGAGATCTCGCTGCCGTCCTCCGCGATGATGGCGAGGACGAAGTGGGCCGGCTGGCCCGCGCCCTCCTGGAGCTTCGCAACAATACGCGCGCCGTCGTCGCCGAGATGCGCGATGCCGCGGTCGCCCTGGAGACGACCTCCGAGGAGGTGTTCGACGGAGCGACGCGCCAGCTCGAGCACTCCCGTGCGCAGGCGGCCAGCGCAGCGGACACGGAGCGGACGGTCGACGCCTTGCGCGAGCGGTTTGCCAGGGCGCAGAGCAACGCGCAGGCAGTGCTCGATGTCGCCGCTTCCAGCGCGACCAGCTCTCGCGAGGGCGAGGAATCGATCGCGCAGGCGGTTCGCGCGGTCAGCGACCTGGGCGAACAGATCGACGCCAACACGCGGACGCTGCAGGACCTGGTGGAACGGACCCGGCACGTCGGGCGGATCATCGATGCCGTCCGCGATCTCTCCGCCGAGTCGAAGATGCTGGCGCTCAACGCGGCCATCGTGTCGAGCAAGTCGGGCACCGCCGGGACAGGCTTCACCGTCATCGCGCACGAGGTGCGGGCGCTCGCCGATCGCTCCCAGCACTCCACCGCCCAGGTGCAGGAAATCCTCGCGGAGATCGTCCGGGGCATCGAGCGGGCCACCTCCGTCGTCGAGGAGGGCCGCCGCAGGGCAGAATCCGGTCGCGCAGTCGCGGGGCACGCGGGCGAGGCCATTCGCCGGCTCGCGGACGCCATCACGCGCTCATCGCGTGCCGCCACGGAGATCGCGAGCGGAACGCGCGAACAGGCGGACGGCGTGAACAGGATCAGCGGCGCGGTGCAGCGGATCGCCCGCAGCGCCGAGGAAGGGGCGGCCGGGATTGGCCGCCTGGAGGGCGCCTCCCGCTCGATCCGCGAGCACAGCGCGCGGATGCGGGCGCTGGTGCAGCGGTACCGCATCGCGGTGCTGGGTGCCGTCGCGCTGGCGTTCCTGCCGGCAACGGCGCGCGCCGACCTGATTCTGCTCACGCAGCGGGACGTACCGCAGTACGCGCAGGTGGCGAGCGCGTTCCAGCGGGCGCACCCCAACGTGCGCACCATGGAAGTCGAGTCCGGAGCGCCCGCGGCACGCGATGGCGACGTCGTGGTGGCGATCGGATCGAAGGCGTTCGATCTCGCGCGCACCGCTCCGGGAACGTTCACCGTGGTTCTCGCCGCCGTTCTCAATCCGGAGGTCTCCGGGCATCATGCGATCGGCGGCGTGCCGATGGAGGCGCGGCCGGCGGATGCGCTCGCCGCGTTGAAGGCGCTCGCCCCCTCGGCGCGGCGGGTGCTGGTCCTCCATCCACCGGGAACCCCGCCGGTTCTGGCGGAAGCGCAGGCCGCTGCCGCGCGCCATGGCCTGACGCTGGAAGCGCGAGCGATGGCGGACCTGACGGGCCTCGACAGGACGTTTCCGGAGCTGGCGGCGTCTGTCGACGCAGTCTGGCTGCTGGCGGACGCCCGCTTCGCTCGTCCCGACGTAGCGAAGTATCTGATCGGCGCCTGCCTGGAGCGGAAGATCCCGCTGATCGGGTTTCTCGAGGGAATGGCGAAGGTGGGGGCCGCTCTCGCGGTAGCGGCGGATTTCGACGCCATCGGCCGGGAGGCGGCGAAGGTGGCCGGGGAGGCGCTGGCGAGGCATGGAGCGGTGCCGCTGCGGTTCGCGCCGGGGAAGCTCTACGTCAACGCACGCACCGTCGAAGAGCTCAACCTGACGGGAAAGATTCCAGCGGGTGCCGAAGTCATCCGCTGA
- a CDS encoding YjbQ family protein, with the protein MMFHTATIELPTTKKQEMIDVTKRVRAVVAASNVQSGLCSIYCGHTTGAITLNENTDPDVQTDILNALERAVPRNEKYYKHEEGNAHAHAKAAVLGFSETIPVQGGKLALGTWQAIYFCEFDGPRNRKLVVTVMG; encoded by the coding sequence ATGATGTTCCACACCGCGACCATCGAGCTGCCCACCACGAAGAAGCAGGAGATGATCGACGTCACCAAGCGCGTCCGCGCGGTGGTGGCGGCGAGCAACGTCCAGTCCGGGCTGTGCTCCATCTATTGCGGCCATACCACCGGAGCCATCACCCTGAACGAGAACACCGATCCCGACGTGCAGACGGACATCCTCAACGCGCTCGAGCGCGCGGTGCCGCGCAACGAGAAGTACTACAAGCACGAGGAAGGGAACGCGCACGCGCACGCCAAGGCGGCGGTGCTCGGCTTCTCGGAAACCATTCCGGTCCAGGGCGGCAAGCTCGCGCTCGGGACGTGGCAGGCCATCTATTTCTGCGAATTCGACGGGCCGCGGAACCGGAAGCTGGTCGTGACGGTGATGGGGTGA
- a CDS encoding ABC-F family ATP-binding cassette domain-containing protein, giving the protein MSLLHARGLSLRYGAKVLLDGASFTLGHRDRVGLIGPNGSGKSTLMKIVAGSVEPDSGAVQLVRKARAGYLPQELSELPPGSIVEGVLASVPGRAWLQSRLSATEAALAQAATEEDQIELGGELAELHEELAHHEELYGRHHAEEILCGLGFAESALNSPASALSGGWKMRAALAGLLLQDPELLLLDEPTNHLDVPTLEWFDAFLRRSRKALLLVSHDREFLDRQIDRVVSFEAEGLRGYAGNYERYLELRAAEEERLAAQAEKQTRRRAQMQAFIERFRAKATKARQVQSRIKLLEKEEIVQIREERATVRFRFPEAPRSGREVARLENLSKSYGEKSVYRDLSAQVLRGDRIAVIGLNGAGKTTLLKLLAREIAPDAGTLVLGHNVVPGYFAQHHAERLDPTRTVLQEVHGLVPSEPQSWVRGVLGAFLFSGDDVDKRIGVLSGGERARVALARLLVVPSNFLLMDEPTNHLDLDSSEALIDALTRYEGTLLFVSHNRSFVNGLATQVWEVRDGRIDAQPGDLDDWSRRRAAAMAEAVPPSSRASGGGQGVQARRERAWQREQREKVLGPIKRAIAELEQRIAQLEQEKKQVEAQLADPALFADPARSTPLVTAYRDASRKLDELYARWEHRSEELVTAESQFG; this is encoded by the coding sequence ATGTCCCTGCTGCACGCCCGCGGGCTCTCGCTGCGGTATGGCGCCAAGGTGCTGCTGGACGGCGCCAGCTTTACGCTCGGCCACCGCGATCGCGTCGGCCTCATCGGCCCCAACGGCAGCGGCAAGAGCACGCTGATGAAGATCGTCGCCGGAAGCGTGGAACCGGATTCCGGCGCCGTGCAGCTCGTCCGCAAGGCGCGCGCGGGATACCTGCCGCAGGAGCTGTCGGAATTGCCGCCGGGTTCCATCGTCGAGGGAGTGCTCGCCAGCGTTCCCGGACGCGCATGGCTGCAGTCGCGGCTGTCTGCCACCGAGGCCGCGCTCGCGCAGGCGGCGACCGAGGAAGATCAGATCGAGCTCGGTGGCGAGCTCGCCGAGTTGCACGAGGAGCTGGCCCACCACGAGGAGCTCTACGGGCGCCACCACGCCGAGGAGATCCTCTGTGGTCTCGGCTTTGCGGAGTCCGCGCTCAACAGCCCCGCGTCCGCGCTCTCCGGCGGCTGGAAGATGAGGGCCGCGCTTGCGGGGCTCCTCCTGCAGGATCCGGAATTGCTCCTTCTCGACGAGCCCACCAACCACCTCGACGTTCCCACCCTGGAGTGGTTCGACGCCTTCCTGCGCCGGTCGCGCAAGGCGCTGCTCCTCGTTTCGCACGACCGCGAATTCCTCGACCGCCAGATCGACCGCGTCGTCTCCTTCGAGGCCGAGGGCCTGCGCGGTTATGCCGGCAACTACGAACGCTACCTCGAGCTGCGCGCGGCGGAGGAGGAGCGCCTCGCGGCGCAGGCGGAGAAGCAAACGCGCAGGCGGGCGCAGATGCAGGCCTTCATCGAGCGCTTCCGCGCCAAGGCGACGAAGGCGCGTCAGGTGCAGAGCCGCATCAAGTTGCTGGAGAAGGAAGAGATCGTGCAGATCCGCGAGGAGCGCGCCACCGTCCGCTTCCGCTTTCCCGAGGCGCCGCGCAGCGGGCGCGAGGTCGCCCGGCTCGAGAACCTGTCCAAGTCGTACGGCGAGAAATCGGTCTATCGCGATCTGTCCGCACAGGTGCTGCGGGGCGATCGCATCGCGGTCATCGGCCTCAACGGCGCGGGAAAGACCACGCTCCTCAAGCTGCTCGCGCGGGAGATTGCTCCGGACGCCGGGACGCTCGTTCTCGGACACAACGTGGTCCCGGGATACTTCGCCCAGCACCACGCCGAGCGGCTCGACCCCACGCGCACGGTGCTTCAGGAGGTCCACGGGCTTGTGCCTTCCGAGCCGCAGAGCTGGGTGCGCGGCGTGCTCGGCGCCTTCCTCTTCTCCGGCGACGACGTCGACAAACGCATCGGGGTGCTGTCCGGCGGAGAACGTGCGCGCGTCGCGCTGGCGCGGCTCCTGGTCGTTCCCTCGAACTTCCTGTTGATGGACGAGCCCACCAACCATCTCGATCTCGACTCCTCCGAGGCGCTGATCGACGCTCTCACACGATACGAGGGGACGCTCCTGTTCGTCTCCCACAACCGCAGCTTCGTGAACGGGCTCGCCACGCAGGTCTGGGAGGTCCGCGACGGACGGATCGATGCCCAGCCCGGCGACCTCGACGACTGGTCGCGCCGGCGCGCCGCTGCCATGGCCGAGGCTGTGCCGCCGTCCTCACGCGCTTCCGGCGGTGGGCAGGGAGTGCAGGCGCGGCGGGAGCGTGCCTGGCAACGGGAGCAGCGCGAGAAGGTGCTGGGCCCGATCAAGCGCGCCATCGCCGAGCTCGAGCAGCGGATCGCCCAGCTGGAGCAGGAGAAGAAGCAGGTGGAAGCGCAGCTCGCGGACCCGGCGCTCTTCGCCGACCCGGCGCGGAGCACGCCCCTGGTCACCGCCTATCGCGACGCCTCCCGCAAGCTCGACGAGCTCTACGCCCGCTGGGAACACCGCAGCGAGGAGCTTGTCACCGCGGAATCACAGTTCGGATGA
- a CDS encoding serine protein kinase: MPTLRESGDMNLVSRIAALQDKTSFKELHWDGSFEDYLKIVRENPRVTRTAFQRIYDMILSHGKTEYIDNKKRLIRYHFFHDEPNGGRDAVYGLDVPLMKLVNVFKSAAQAYGTEKRVILLHGPVGSSKSTIVRLLKKGLEEYSRTPEGALYTFSWVLEKKRDDGTVHREVFNSPMNEDPLLLIPEEWREKVFADLASPDSGFQVPVRGDLCPASRLIFRELMTEYKGDFAKVMSHVRVRRLLLSEKDRIGIGTFQPKDEKNQDSTELTGDVNYRKIAEYGSDSDPRAFNFDGEFNIANRGIIEFVEVLKLDVAFLYDLLGASQEHRIKPKKFPQTDIDEVIIGHTNEPEYKKLQNNEFMEAL; encoded by the coding sequence ATGCCGACGCTCCGCGAATCCGGCGACATGAATCTCGTTTCACGTATCGCCGCGCTCCAGGACAAGACGAGCTTCAAGGAGCTCCACTGGGACGGGTCGTTCGAGGACTACCTGAAAATCGTGCGTGAGAACCCGCGGGTCACCCGCACGGCCTTCCAGCGCATCTACGACATGATCCTCAGCCACGGGAAGACGGAGTACATCGACAACAAGAAGCGGCTGATCCGCTACCACTTCTTCCACGACGAGCCGAATGGCGGGCGCGACGCCGTCTATGGCCTCGACGTTCCGCTGATGAAGCTGGTCAATGTCTTCAAGAGTGCTGCGCAGGCGTATGGCACCGAGAAGCGCGTCATCCTCCTTCACGGGCCCGTGGGCTCTTCGAAGAGCACCATCGTGCGGCTCCTGAAGAAGGGCCTGGAGGAGTACTCGCGCACGCCCGAAGGCGCCCTCTACACGTTCTCCTGGGTGCTGGAGAAGAAGCGCGACGACGGCACCGTCCACCGCGAGGTCTTCAACTCCCCGATGAATGAGGACCCGCTGCTGCTCATCCCCGAGGAGTGGCGCGAAAAGGTGTTCGCCGATCTCGCTTCGCCGGACTCCGGTTTCCAGGTCCCGGTGCGCGGCGATCTCTGCCCGGCATCGCGGCTGATCTTCCGCGAGCTGATGACCGAGTACAAGGGCGACTTCGCCAAGGTGATGTCGCACGTTCGCGTGCGGCGCCTCCTGCTCAGCGAGAAGGACCGCATCGGCATCGGCACCTTCCAGCCCAAGGACGAGAAGAACCAGGACTCGACCGAGCTGACCGGCGACGTGAACTACCGGAAGATCGCCGAGTATGGCTCCGACTCGGACCCGCGGGCCTTCAACTTCGACGGCGAGTTCAACATCGCCAACCGCGGAATCATCGAATTCGTCGAAGTGCTCAAGCTCGACGTGGCCTTTCTCTACGACCTGCTCGGCGCGTCCCAGGAGCACCGGATCAAGCCGAAGAAGTTCCCGCAGACCGACATCGACGAGGTGATCATCGGGCACACCAACGAGCCCGAATACAAGAAGCTGCAGAACAACGAGTTCATGGAGGCGCTGC
- a CDS encoding ArsA family ATPase produces the protein MIAVEGRKIICCVGSGGVGKTTTAAALALGAAMEGRRALVLTIDPARRLANSLGLKNLGNEATRIEPGHFAEAKLSPRGEMWAMMLDLKRTWDELVRRDARNPRQAEDILGNKIYQTLSTAMAGSLEYMAMEKVYELYTSSRFDVIVLDTPPTSNALDFLHAPDRILGVLDNNAMRVVLGPMLKAGRVGFRLLAAPSSLVLRTLARFTGSGFLRDLAAFMMAFEGMYEGFKDRAGKVKALLSSSRTGFVLVTSPNPLTTQEALFFHRALEKDGIRTAAVVVNRVQRDPRRHGGPDNVAALKEALQLAQIKDEKGLAERLCETLTEQAILADLDRREIDRLRDTLRGVPLYTVPRLRKDVHDLAGLWQIDEYLGGE, from the coding sequence GTGATCGCGGTCGAAGGACGCAAGATCATCTGTTGCGTCGGATCCGGTGGGGTGGGAAAGACCACCACCGCCGCGGCACTCGCGCTGGGCGCGGCGATGGAAGGCCGCCGTGCGCTGGTGCTCACCATCGATCCGGCGCGCCGTCTGGCCAACAGCCTGGGGCTCAAGAACCTCGGCAACGAGGCGACGCGGATCGAGCCCGGCCATTTCGCCGAGGCGAAGCTCTCTCCGCGCGGCGAGATGTGGGCGATGATGCTCGACCTGAAGCGGACCTGGGACGAGCTCGTCCGCCGCGATGCCCGCAATCCCCGGCAGGCGGAGGACATCCTCGGCAACAAGATCTACCAGACGCTCTCCACGGCCATGGCCGGCAGCCTCGAGTACATGGCGATGGAGAAGGTATACGAGCTCTACACCAGCAGCCGCTTCGACGTGATTGTGCTGGACACGCCACCGACCAGCAACGCGCTCGACTTCCTCCACGCTCCCGACCGCATTCTCGGCGTGCTCGACAACAACGCGATGCGCGTCGTCCTCGGTCCGATGCTCAAGGCGGGAAGGGTCGGATTCCGCCTCCTCGCCGCTCCGTCCAGCCTCGTGCTCCGGACGTTGGCGCGGTTCACCGGCAGCGGCTTCCTGCGCGATCTCGCCGCCTTCATGATGGCCTTCGAGGGAATGTACGAGGGCTTCAAGGACCGCGCCGGCAAGGTGAAGGCGCTGCTCTCGTCCTCGCGCACGGGGTTCGTGCTCGTCACCAGTCCGAACCCGCTGACCACCCAGGAGGCGCTCTTCTTCCACCGCGCCCTGGAGAAGGACGGCATCCGCACCGCCGCCGTGGTGGTGAACCGCGTGCAGCGCGATCCGCGGCGCCACGGCGGTCCCGACAACGTGGCCGCGCTGAAGGAAGCGCTGCAGCTCGCGCAGATCAAGGACGAGAAAGGGCTGGCGGAACGCCTCTGCGAGACGCTGACCGAGCAGGCGATCCTCGCCGACCTCGATCGACGGGAGATCGATCGCCTGCGCGACACGCTCCGTGGCGTTCCGCTCTACACCGTGCCCCGCTTGCGCAAGGACGTGCACGATCTCGCCGGGCTGTGGCAGATCGACGAGTATCTGGGAGGCGAATGA